In Fimbriimonadales bacterium, a genomic segment contains:
- the tsf gene encoding translation elongation factor Ts gives MKVTPQLIKKLRDQTDAPMMDCKHALDQAAQEIGDDEEKVLTRAREILREAGKAAAVKRADRVTSNGTIAIARSNNAVAAVVLLCETDFVARNEQFIQLAQKIADYFASHEVPQEPLDANINGTTVRQLLEEAVGKIRENIRLGAVKRLTGDTVGAYLHHDKAKAALVVLEGGDGAAQEIANKLGIQIVALSPEYIEKSQVDQARIEKEIEIEKQRAIEEGKKPEIAQKIAEGKVNKELLQQIVLSEQPWYAQLNRKVGDVLKEANASLKVKQFVRLEIGKDPVECSVGTT, from the coding sequence ATGAAGGTAACCCCACAACTGATTAAAAAACTTCGCGATCAAACCGACGCGCCCATGATGGATTGCAAACACGCTTTAGACCAAGCAGCACAAGAAATCGGTGATGATGAAGAAAAAGTATTGACGCGTGCGCGAGAAATTTTGCGAGAGGCAGGGAAAGCCGCCGCAGTAAAACGCGCCGATAGAGTAACGAGCAATGGAACGATTGCTATCGCCCGTTCCAATAACGCTGTTGCCGCTGTCGTTCTGCTTTGCGAAACAGATTTCGTAGCTCGCAACGAACAATTCATTCAATTAGCACAAAAAATCGCTGATTATTTCGCATCCCACGAAGTTCCGCAAGAACCTTTGGATGCGAACATAAACGGAACTACGGTTCGCCAACTCCTCGAAGAGGCCGTAGGAAAGATTCGTGAAAACATCCGCCTCGGAGCAGTGAAACGGTTGACCGGAGACACGGTAGGTGCTTATTTGCATCACGATAAAGCGAAAGCCGCACTCGTCGTTCTCGAAGGGGGGGATGGAGCGGCGCAAGAAATCGCCAACAAACTCGGCATTCAAATCGTCGCACTCTCGCCAGAATACATAGAAAAATCTCAAGTAGACCAAGCGCGAATCGAAAAAGAAATCGAAATCGAGAAACAAAGGGCGATAGAAGAAGGAAAAAAACCGGAAATCGCACAGAAAATTGCAGAAGGAAAAGTCAATAAAGAACTCCTTCAGCAAATCGTCCTTTCGGAACAACCTTGGTATGCGCAACTCAACCGCAAAGTAGGTGATGTGCTCAAGGAGGCAAACGCATCACTGAAAGTCAAACAATTCGTTCGTTTAGAAATCGGAAAAGACCCGGTCGAATGCAGTGTTGGAACGACCTAA
- the pyrH gene encoding UMP kinase, with protein MERPKPSRVLLKLSGEAFAGEEAFGLDPKTVHYIAEEIVSVHDAGIQSAIVVGGGNFLRGEEFSREAGINQSVADTMGMVSTIMNALALQEAIEKLGVPTRVMSAISIQQVCEPFIRRRAIRHLEKGRIVILAAGTGNPFFTTDTAAVLRALELGADVLIKATKVDGVYDKDPHIYKDASKFEYITFSDAIRLRLGVMDQTAFTMCHEHNLPVVVLSLFQKGTLRAAALGENVGTLVGGG; from the coding sequence TTGGAACGACCTAAACCATCACGCGTCCTGTTGAAACTCAGCGGCGAAGCGTTCGCCGGGGAGGAGGCATTCGGTCTCGACCCTAAAACCGTCCATTACATCGCCGAGGAAATCGTTTCCGTGCACGATGCGGGGATTCAATCGGCGATCGTAGTTGGAGGGGGGAATTTTTTGCGAGGGGAGGAGTTCAGCCGCGAAGCGGGAATCAACCAATCCGTAGCCGATACCATGGGAATGGTGAGCACGATTATGAATGCGCTCGCACTGCAAGAGGCGATTGAAAAATTAGGCGTTCCTACGCGCGTAATGAGCGCAATCTCGATTCAACAGGTTTGCGAACCGTTCATCCGCCGCCGAGCGATTCGTCACCTCGAAAAGGGAAGAATCGTAATTCTCGCTGCAGGCACGGGGAATCCTTTCTTCACGACAGATACCGCAGCAGTTTTGCGCGCATTAGAACTCGGAGCGGATGTCTTGATAAAAGCGACAAAAGTGGATGGTGTTTACGATAAAGACCCGCACATCTACAAAGATGCCAGTAAATTCGAATATATCACGTTTTCCGATGCAATTCGCTTGCGTTTGGGTGTAATGGACCAAACCGCTTTCACCATGTGCCATGAACACAATCTGCCCGTAGTCGTCCTTTCTCTCTTTCAAAAAGGAACATTGCGAGCAGCAGCATTGGGAGAAAACGTGGGAACCTTGGTAGGAGGTGGTTAA
- the frr gene encoding ribosome recycling factor, with product MNAQEIIKDAKHRMEMSVEATARDFAAIRTGRANPQILNRILVDYYGVETPLPQLASITVPEPQQLLIQPYDKSLIPSIERAILKSDLGIHPTTDSGGIRLRFPAMTEERRKELVKQVHHRAEEGCIAIRNIRRDAIEHLKKAQKDKQISEDELKRYEQEIQKLTDKYIEEIHELQKKKDAELLEV from the coding sequence ATGAACGCTCAAGAAATCATCAAGGATGCAAAACATCGAATGGAAATGTCCGTCGAGGCGACAGCGAGAGATTTCGCCGCAATTCGCACCGGAAGGGCGAATCCTCAAATCCTCAACCGTATTTTAGTGGATTATTACGGAGTCGAAACACCACTCCCTCAGTTGGCGAGCATTACCGTTCCAGAACCGCAACAGTTATTGATACAACCGTACGACAAAAGCCTAATCCCGAGCATCGAGCGCGCGATTCTAAAAAGCGACTTGGGAATTCATCCCACTACGGACTCCGGTGGTATTCGACTCAGATTTCCAGCGATGACCGAAGAGCGAAGAAAAGAACTCGTCAAACAAGTCCATCACCGTGCAGAGGAAGGATGCATCGCCATTCGTAACATACGAAGAGATGCCATCGAACACCTCAAAAAAGCGCAAAAGGACAAACAAATTTCCGAAGACGAACTCAAACGATACGAACAGGAAATTCAAAAACTTACGGACAAATACATCGAAGAAATCCACGAATTGCAAAAGAAGAAAGACGCGGAGTTATTGGAAGTGTGA
- the rpsB gene encoding 30S ribosomal protein S2, whose amino-acid sequence MTPLTMRELLEAGVHFGHATRRWNPKMKRYIYGARNGIYIIDLHQTITLFEAAMAKIRDVVENGGTVIFVGTKKQIQGTIKEAAMRCGMPYITERWMGGLLTNWKTMQQRIQRMRELDRLAEEGFFKRLTKKEAMLREKERQRLHRYFDGIKDLQGPPDLLFVVDMKKEEIAVKEARKMKIPVVAIVDTNCDPDEADYVIPGNDDAIRAVRLIAGKVADLIASIRPVGEIAEAVPEVTEEEPSVPLGEVELELLRKYSLEEQMEEGLIPGQPIQTRSRIPVKDEDEEE is encoded by the coding sequence ATGACGCCACTTACTATGCGCGAACTGCTCGAAGCAGGCGTACATTTCGGGCATGCCACCAGACGGTGGAACCCGAAAATGAAACGCTATATTTATGGTGCCCGAAACGGGATTTACATCATCGACCTTCATCAAACCATCACCCTCTTCGAAGCCGCGATGGCGAAAATTCGAGATGTAGTGGAAAACGGCGGAACGGTAATTTTCGTCGGCACGAAAAAACAAATCCAAGGCACGATAAAAGAAGCCGCCATGCGCTGCGGAATGCCCTACATCACCGAGAGATGGATGGGGGGGCTTCTCACGAACTGGAAAACGATGCAGCAACGCATCCAACGCATGCGCGAATTAGACAGACTCGCCGAAGAAGGTTTCTTCAAAAGACTCACGAAAAAAGAAGCGATGCTCCGCGAAAAAGAACGCCAACGTCTTCATCGCTATTTCGATGGCATAAAAGACTTGCAAGGTCCACCCGATTTGCTCTTCGTGGTGGATATGAAAAAAGAAGAAATCGCCGTCAAAGAAGCGCGCAAAATGAAAATCCCTGTGGTCGCCATCGTGGATACGAATTGCGACCCTGACGAAGCCGATTACGTTATTCCGGGAAACGATGATGCCATACGAGCAGTGCGTCTGATCGCTGGAAAAGTTGCGGATTTAATTGCTTCGATCCGCCCAGTCGGAGAAATCGCGGAAGCGGTTCCCGAAGTAACCGAAGAAGAGCCGAGTGTGCCGTTAGGCGAAGTCGAATTAGAACTGCTTCGCAAATATTCTTTAGAGGAACAAATGGAAGAAGGGTTGATTCCTGGTCAACCTATACAAACTCGAAGTCGAATTCCGGTCAAGGACGAGGATGAAGAAGAATGA